The proteins below come from a single Gemmatimonadota bacterium genomic window:
- the galK gene encoding galactokinase, whose amino-acid sequence MTKDRPTPSELFSSLFGGPPTHVARAPGRVNLIGEHIDYCGLAVLPMAMRHEARLVFRPRQDGTVRITNANPEFEPVEFEISPAIAPGSSGDWRNYVQAPANEMARRFAIWRGVEGVLSSDVPVAAGLSSSTALVNAVGLALAHANEVSLAPAEFAELMAEAEQYTGTRGGGMDHAIGFGARAGHAARITFNPLGMRHLAVPEDWCFVVADTGVRVEKSGRAQAAYNQRRSECEKALDAVVQFALERDRLPTTPRGYPDLLRLIGAAEAISMAKDALQGRLLRRFRHVVSEAGRVDQAADCLLNADLAGFGTLMDASHGSLRTDYQVSSRELDELVAIAREGGCAGARLTGAGFGGCIVALADRGTVDAVLEALVEQYFEPRGMGDRIDDRLFVAVPSAGASVGIL is encoded by the coding sequence GTGACGAAGGACCGACCGACGCCCTCAGAGCTGTTCTCGTCGCTCTTCGGCGGCCCCCCGACCCATGTCGCGCGTGCGCCCGGCCGCGTGAATCTCATCGGGGAGCACATCGACTATTGCGGACTCGCTGTGTTACCGATGGCGATGCGACACGAGGCCCGGCTCGTATTCCGGCCGCGGCAAGACGGCACGGTCCGAATCACGAACGCGAACCCGGAGTTCGAGCCGGTCGAGTTCGAGATCAGTCCCGCGATCGCTCCCGGCTCGTCGGGTGACTGGCGCAATTACGTGCAGGCACCGGCGAACGAGATGGCTCGACGCTTCGCAATCTGGCGAGGCGTCGAGGGAGTCCTTTCCTCGGACGTTCCGGTCGCCGCGGGGCTATCATCCTCGACAGCGCTGGTGAACGCGGTTGGCCTCGCGCTCGCGCATGCGAACGAAGTCTCCCTCGCCCCCGCGGAATTTGCTGAGCTCATGGCCGAGGCCGAGCAGTACACGGGCACGCGCGGCGGAGGCATGGATCATGCCATCGGATTCGGGGCTCGGGCCGGCCACGCGGCTCGCATCACATTCAACCCTCTCGGAATGCGTCACCTCGCGGTGCCCGAAGACTGGTGCTTCGTAGTCGCAGACACGGGAGTCCGAGTTGAGAAATCGGGTCGAGCGCAGGCTGCGTACAACCAGCGACGCTCCGAGTGCGAAAAGGCCCTCGATGCCGTGGTACAATTCGCCTTGGAGCGTGATCGGCTTCCCACTACGCCTCGCGGCTATCCGGACCTGCTCCGGCTTATCGGAGCTGCTGAAGCGATCAGCATGGCGAAAGACGCGCTTCAAGGGCGCCTACTGAGACGCTTCCGCCATGTCGTGTCCGAGGCCGGTCGGGTCGACCAGGCAGCCGACTGCCTGTTGAACGCGGACCTTGCCGGGTTCGGCACGCTGATGGACGCTTCCCATGGCAGCCTGCGCACCGACTACCAGGTGAGCTCTCGGGAGCTCGACGAACTGGTGGCCATCGCGCGGGAGGGAGGTTGCGCGGGGGCTCGGCTCACGGGTGCCGGCTTCGGTGGCTGCATCGTCGCGCTAGCTGATCGGGGTACGGTGGATGCCGTTCTCGAGGCGCTCGTCGAGCAGTACTTCGAGCCCCGTGGGATGGGCGATCGCATCGACGATCGTCTCTTCGTCGCGGTGCCGTCGGCAGGAGCTTCGGTAGGCATTCTGTAG
- a CDS encoding cytochrome c — protein MLGVLVACFAVQTGLVYSDDVDLQLSEKAIEGRRLFHEKACQVCHQLWGQGGFLGPDLTNSASRVDETRLASLLTVGSGQMPALHFDQAQIAAMRAFLQELDRAEIGRGELRLGNPNEGTSPQAAFEAAVVDASSPPGVAAGFEAFRSGACSACHFPFQVSIVGAPDLSTVVDGLDEAALHEVLTSGRPEKGMPPPVPAFSETQRQQVIEYFRWLNSDRDALRSETERRQSLATVDWSRLPWWEYR, from the coding sequence ATGCTCGGCGTGCTGGTGGCGTGTTTCGCCGTCCAGACGGGCTTGGTGTATTCGGACGACGTGGACCTCCAGCTGTCCGAGAAAGCGATCGAAGGGCGTCGACTCTTTCATGAGAAGGCGTGTCAAGTCTGCCACCAACTCTGGGGCCAGGGGGGATTCCTCGGCCCAGACCTCACGAATTCCGCGAGCCGCGTCGATGAGACGCGGCTCGCTTCGCTTCTGACTGTGGGTAGTGGTCAGATGCCGGCGTTGCACTTCGACCAGGCACAGATCGCTGCGATGCGAGCATTCCTGCAAGAGCTCGATCGTGCCGAGATCGGGCGTGGTGAGCTCCGACTCGGGAACCCCAACGAGGGGACGAGTCCGCAGGCCGCATTCGAGGCGGCAGTCGTCGACGCCTCATCGCCGCCCGGCGTGGCGGCCGGGTTCGAGGCGTTCCGCTCCGGTGCATGTAGCGCGTGTCACTTCCCCTTCCAAGTATCGATCGTTGGCGCGCCGGACCTTTCCACGGTCGTCGACGGCCTCGATGAGGCAGCGCTACACGAGGTGCTGACGAGCGGGCGCCCTGAGAAGGGCATGCCCCCGCCGGTTCCGGCCTTCTCGGAGACCCAGCGGCAGCAAGTGATCGAGTATTTTCGTTGGCTCAACAGCGATCGCGACGCGCTCCGGTCGGAGACCGAACGTCGGCAGTCGCTTGCAACGGTCGACTGGTCGCGAC
- a CDS encoding amidohydrolase: MIVDFHNHYFPPEYLEAIRSGGSHFRVTTDDDGNPVLHSPGDYNVLVPGHRDLDFREKVLDEAGVRMQVITFTAPGTSIETPERAVQLCRIINDALASEARARSERFTALATLPMNAPEAAAREAERVLGELDLPGVMLLSNASGVPLFEQRFWPVYERLNEARAVIYIHPTYPVGVEVMEKFMLMPMVGFLTDTTLAAAGLVYSGVVERFPGITWVLAHLGGAVPYLAERFDRGFEAYPECREHCSTPPSELLKNFYYDTVNFDTRCLDLAIDFAGVDHIVAGSDYPHMIGSLDKMVDGISGLDLSEEDKNKIRGGNAARILGLARS, from the coding sequence ATGATTGTCGATTTTCACAACCACTACTTCCCGCCCGAGTACCTGGAGGCGATTCGGTCCGGGGGCAGTCATTTCCGGGTCACCACCGACGATGACGGGAACCCGGTGCTCCATTCGCCTGGTGACTACAACGTGCTGGTACCCGGGCACCGCGACCTCGACTTCCGTGAAAAGGTGCTCGACGAGGCCGGCGTGCGGATGCAGGTCATCACGTTCACGGCGCCAGGGACGAGCATCGAAACACCCGAGCGAGCGGTGCAATTGTGCCGGATCATCAACGACGCCCTGGCTTCAGAGGCGCGGGCGCGCTCCGAGCGGTTTACCGCGCTCGCGACACTACCCATGAACGCTCCCGAAGCGGCGGCGCGAGAAGCGGAGCGAGTCCTCGGCGAGCTCGACCTTCCAGGCGTGATGCTCCTCTCGAACGCGAGCGGCGTACCGCTCTTCGAGCAGCGCTTCTGGCCCGTTTACGAGCGGCTCAACGAGGCGCGTGCCGTGATCTACATCCACCCGACGTACCCCGTCGGCGTCGAGGTCATGGAGAAGTTCATGCTGATGCCGATGGTCGGCTTCCTGACCGACACCACGCTCGCCGCGGCCGGGCTCGTCTATTCCGGGGTGGTCGAGCGCTTCCCGGGTATCACGTGGGTGCTCGCGCACCTCGGCGGCGCGGTGCCGTATTTGGCGGAGCGCTTCGATCGCGGCTTCGAGGCCTATCCCGAGTGCCGCGAGCACTGCTCGACGCCGCCGAGTGAGCTGCTCAAGAACTTCTACTATGACACGGTGAACTTCGACACGCGGTGCCTCGACCTGGCCATCGACTTCGCCGGCGTGGATCACATCGTCGCAGGCTCGGACTACCCGCACATGATCGGGAGCCTCGACAAGATGGTCGACGGCATCTCTGGTCTCGACCTTTCGGAGGAAGACAAGAACAAGATCCGGGGGGGGAACGCGGCTCGCATCTTGGGGCTAGCACGATCATGA
- a CDS encoding molecular chaperone TorD family protein, with protein sequence MNEIPSSTPVELLRALTVLAESPGPTHATVANALGIAEAPTVSEYGDVFLFQLYPYASVHVGAEGMMGGDARQRVAGFWSALGRTPPAEPDHLCALLALYASLSEEEGLEGAQDALLEQSRAALLHEHIGPWLPHYLARVQELASGFYSSWAELLSQLFAAEAGRAGHPEYLPLHLREAPGLPDPREEGGDAFLGGLLATVRTGTILTRADLASIAGVLDLGLRAGERRYALASLLSQEPAGVLLALAAEARRQGQMHAGRTDLWGATSDFLAKRARRTSELLQQLAAEGFDPLDCERVETTADVGS encoded by the coding sequence GTGAACGAGATTCCGTCTTCGACGCCCGTCGAGCTCTTGAGGGCGCTCACCGTGCTCGCGGAGTCTCCGGGCCCCACGCACGCCACGGTGGCGAACGCGCTGGGCATTGCGGAGGCGCCCACGGTCTCGGAGTACGGCGACGTGTTCCTGTTTCAGCTCTACCCCTACGCCTCGGTGCATGTCGGGGCCGAGGGAATGATGGGGGGTGACGCGCGCCAGCGGGTGGCTGGATTCTGGAGCGCGCTGGGTCGCACGCCGCCCGCGGAGCCCGATCACCTGTGCGCGTTGTTGGCTCTCTACGCTTCTCTCTCCGAGGAGGAGGGACTTGAAGGCGCGCAAGATGCTCTGCTGGAGCAGAGCAGGGCAGCGCTGCTGCACGAGCACATCGGTCCCTGGCTTCCCCATTACCTCGCGCGGGTTCAGGAGCTGGCGTCCGGCTTCTACTCGTCGTGGGCCGAGCTGCTGTCGCAGCTCTTCGCGGCCGAAGCCGGACGCGCGGGACACCCCGAGTACCTCCCGCTCCATCTGCGCGAGGCTCCGGGGCTGCCCGACCCCCGAGAGGAGGGGGGTGACGCGTTCTTGGGCGGGCTACTCGCGACGGTGCGAACCGGGACGATACTCACGCGCGCCGACCTGGCGTCGATCGCGGGGGTGCTCGATCTCGGGCTTCGCGCGGGGGAACGACGGTACGCTCTGGCGAGCCTTCTCAGCCAGGAGCCGGCGGGTGTTCTGCTGGCGCTCGCGGCTGAGGCACGACGTCAGGGCCAAATGCATGCGGGCCGCACCGATCTTTGGGGCGCTACGAGTGACTTCCTGGCGAAGCGCGCTCGGCGAACTTCGGAGCTCCTGCAGCAATTGGCGGCCGAGGGCTTCGATCCGCTCGACTGCGAACGGGTCGAAACGACCGCCGACGTCGGATCATGA
- a CDS encoding TonB-dependent receptor — MTRFHLRCCARTLCAALLVGVSAFPAAAQSEGEVGLAIAQVCGEVDERSEGVLAGTVRDASTGVVLDKATVVIMWQVPGSEYPGTAAELTNAEGFFLFCHAPGGVAVDLYAEVLDRGSEPRTVGIESGTLLIEHLLIEVSDPSQPGFITGRVVDRTTGRGIANAELTIRDEGISTLTNDRGMFTLDEVPYGVYVIDVRHLAYSDRELPLHVAGGLTQNVAIELSEQAMELEGLTVTVEPRKFYNDMEGLVRRMNMGFGTFLLRTDIERSGATRLPQLLEGLAGVRLTDAGRSLVIRGRPCTPMVFMDGRLYRLDPDLGLNDIITFDIEAVEFYKGTASIPAEFNYSNNLQTGCGAIVVWTRRGR; from the coding sequence ATGACGCGCTTCCACCTTCGATGCTGTGCGAGGACTCTGTGCGCGGCGCTTCTCGTGGGCGTCAGCGCCTTTCCCGCCGCCGCGCAGTCGGAGGGAGAGGTAGGCCTGGCCATCGCGCAGGTGTGCGGGGAGGTCGACGAGCGCAGCGAAGGAGTGCTCGCCGGTACGGTGCGAGACGCGTCGACCGGTGTGGTGCTCGACAAGGCGACGGTAGTGATCATGTGGCAGGTCCCAGGCAGCGAGTATCCGGGGACCGCCGCTGAGCTCACCAACGCAGAGGGGTTCTTCCTTTTCTGTCACGCTCCCGGGGGGGTGGCCGTCGACCTTTACGCCGAGGTCCTCGACCGCGGGTCCGAGCCGCGCACGGTCGGCATCGAGTCCGGGACCTTGCTCATCGAACACCTCCTCATCGAAGTGTCCGACCCATCACAGCCGGGGTTCATCACCGGACGCGTCGTCGACCGCACAACCGGTCGAGGGATCGCAAACGCCGAGCTGACGATCCGTGACGAGGGCATCAGCACGCTGACCAACGACCGTGGGATGTTCACGCTCGACGAGGTTCCCTACGGCGTGTATGTGATCGACGTTCGGCACCTCGCTTATTCCGATCGGGAACTGCCGCTGCATGTCGCCGGTGGCCTTACCCAGAACGTCGCGATCGAGCTGTCCGAGCAGGCAATGGAGTTGGAGGGCCTCACCGTCACCGTCGAGCCTCGGAAGTTCTACAACGATATGGAAGGGCTCGTCCGGCGCATGAACATGGGTTTCGGGACGTTCCTGCTGCGCACGGACATCGAGCGGAGCGGGGCGACTCGGCTACCGCAGTTGCTCGAGGGGCTTGCGGGCGTGCGGCTGACGGACGCCGGCCGCAGCCTGGTCATCAGGGGTCGTCCCTGCACGCCAATGGTCTTCATGGACGGCAGACTCTATAGACTCGACCCCGATCTCGGCCTGAACGATATCATTACGTTCGACATCGAAGCGGTCGAATTCTACAAGGGGACGGCATCCATCCCGGCGGAGTTCAACTACAGCAACAACCTCCAGACTGGATGTGGAGCGATCGTGGTCTGGACTCGCAGGGGGCGTTGA
- a CDS encoding SulP family inorganic anion transporter has translation MKTQLRSEPGHRFSSRDVFAGLGVALVLIPQSIAYAELAGMPSHRGLYAAALAPIAAAFFASSPYLQTGPVALTALLTLGALLPLAEAGSAEFVGLAALLALVVGVVRILVGLLKAGWLSYLMSRPMLSGFTSAAAILIVSAQLPGALGSAAPEGSVLGRAVWALGHPGSWEAASIGLTAVTVVLVLGARVVQPRVPGGLLAVTGGFVFSIVAGYAGSTVGDISAGMPMFTLELPWSRLPVLLVPGAVIALVGFAEAASISRLFASEDRERWDANREFLSQGAANLAAGLAGGFPVGGSFSRSSLNRLSGARSRWSGLVTGIGVLVFLPFAGVLAPLPTAVLAGIVIAAVSTLFRPRELLRVWIFSRPQAFVAWGTFAFTLLLAPHIEQAVLLGVVMATAVHMLRELRPGLAARRDGDTLHLEPKGVLWFGSAPALEDALFARLADEPDVTRVVLNCSGLGRIDLTGAYSLAEMLEQVRRAGLEMEIEGVPEQSRRILAAVGVGTPTPPAS, from the coding sequence ATGAAGACGCAACTCCGTTCGGAACCCGGGCATCGCTTTTCCTCGAGGGACGTGTTCGCCGGGCTGGGGGTTGCCCTGGTGCTCATCCCGCAGTCGATAGCATACGCTGAACTCGCAGGAATGCCGAGCCATCGCGGCTTGTACGCAGCCGCGTTGGCGCCGATCGCGGCAGCGTTCTTCGCGTCGTCTCCGTACCTGCAGACGGGTCCCGTCGCTCTCACCGCGCTGCTCACGCTCGGGGCTCTTCTCCCACTCGCTGAAGCGGGCAGCGCCGAGTTCGTGGGACTCGCCGCGCTGCTCGCCTTGGTGGTGGGGGTCGTCCGCATTCTGGTCGGCCTCTTGAAGGCGGGTTGGCTCAGCTACCTGATGTCCCGACCGATGCTGAGCGGCTTCACGTCGGCCGCGGCGATTCTGATCGTTTCGGCGCAGCTACCGGGAGCGCTCGGGTCGGCCGCTCCGGAAGGAAGCGTCCTGGGTCGGGCGGTTTGGGCGCTCGGGCATCCTGGGTCCTGGGAGGCGGCGTCGATCGGTCTCACCGCGGTCACGGTAGTACTGGTGCTCGGGGCTCGAGTGGTTCAACCCCGCGTTCCCGGTGGTCTGCTCGCGGTCACAGGCGGGTTCGTCTTCTCGATCGTTGCCGGATACGCAGGCTCGACGGTCGGCGACATCTCCGCCGGCATGCCCATGTTCACGCTGGAGCTACCGTGGAGTCGGCTCCCCGTGCTGCTGGTACCCGGGGCTGTCATCGCGCTGGTGGGCTTCGCCGAGGCGGCCTCCATCTCACGGCTCTTTGCGAGCGAGGATCGGGAGCGTTGGGACGCGAACCGGGAGTTCCTCAGTCAGGGCGCCGCGAACCTGGCCGCCGGACTCGCCGGCGGCTTTCCGGTCGGTGGTTCCTTCTCGCGTAGCAGCCTGAACCGACTGTCTGGCGCGCGTAGCCGCTGGAGTGGTCTTGTCACCGGCATCGGTGTGCTCGTCTTTCTGCCCTTCGCCGGTGTACTCGCTCCCCTCCCAACTGCGGTGCTCGCCGGCATCGTCATCGCAGCGGTCTCGACTCTCTTCCGCCCACGCGAGCTACTCCGTGTCTGGATATTTTCGCGGCCTCAGGCGTTCGTCGCGTGGGGCACGTTCGCTTTCACGCTGCTTCTGGCGCCGCACATCGAACAGGCAGTCCTGCTCGGAGTGGTCATGGCCACCGCCGTACACATGTTGCGGGAGCTGCGGCCCGGATTGGCTGCGAGGCGCGACGGAGACACGTTGCACCTCGAGCCGAAGGGCGTGCTCTGGTTCGGGTCCGCCCCCGCCCTGGAGGACGCTCTATTCGCGCGACTGGCCGACGAACCCGATGTTACGCGCGTCGTTCTCAACTGCTCGGGACTCGGCCGCATCGATCTGACCGGGGCGTACAGTCTCGCGGAGATGCTCGAGCAAGTGCGCCGGGCGGGCCTGGAAATGGAGATCGAAGGCGTGCCCGAGCAGAGCCGTCGCATTCTCGCAGCCGTGGGGGTGGGAACACCGACGCCCCCTGCTTCGTAG
- a CDS encoding amino acid permease yields the protein MSRTSEDGVGGLRRAIGLSQATAMVVGTIIGASIFVQPSEVTGQVPTTLGIFAVWLVAGVLTMFGALVCAELASSYPEAGGVYVYLREAFSPALGFLWGWAMFWTMHSGIIAAIAVVCARYLGFLVELNDLGQKSVAIAAIVILSIVNYVGVKHGSVLQTVITAGKLVAIGAIVVLGFAFGGDAHTVAVSSPAPTEPGSFGVGEFGRALVAGLFAFGGWHMVTYNAEETKDPRTTIPRALMIGTLVVTACYVLLNAVYLYVLPMATVASSDRVAADAADAVFGRGGGVAMSMLVVFSSFGALSGIVLAGPRVYFAMARDGLLFRWLGEVHKTHRTPHRAIALQALWSSVLVLTGSYRALFTRVIYTEWIFFALMAIGLILLRRRGDVPRAYEVWGYPWVPGIFAMSAFAIVANQVASQPVESLTGLGLVLVGLPVYFMWARKPAAA from the coding sequence TTGAGCCGGACCTCGGAGGACGGCGTCGGAGGTCTCCGCCGCGCGATAGGACTCAGCCAAGCGACCGCGATGGTGGTCGGCACCATCATCGGCGCGTCGATCTTCGTTCAGCCATCTGAAGTAACCGGGCAGGTCCCCACGACGCTCGGCATCTTCGCGGTGTGGCTCGTCGCAGGCGTGCTCACAATGTTCGGAGCCCTGGTATGTGCGGAGCTCGCGAGCAGCTACCCCGAGGCGGGTGGCGTATACGTGTACTTGCGGGAGGCTTTCTCCCCGGCGCTCGGATTCCTGTGGGGCTGGGCGATGTTCTGGACGATGCACTCCGGCATCATCGCGGCGATCGCGGTGGTGTGCGCTCGTTACCTCGGCTTCCTCGTCGAGTTGAACGACCTCGGTCAGAAGTCCGTCGCCATCGCCGCCATCGTGATCCTGAGCATAGTCAACTATGTGGGCGTGAAGCACGGCAGCGTACTGCAGACGGTGATCACTGCCGGGAAGCTCGTCGCGATCGGTGCGATCGTCGTTCTCGGCTTCGCGTTCGGGGGGGACGCGCACACGGTGGCAGTGAGCAGCCCCGCGCCGACAGAGCCGGGGTCCTTCGGCGTCGGAGAGTTCGGGCGCGCGCTCGTGGCGGGCCTATTCGCGTTCGGTGGGTGGCATATGGTCACCTACAACGCCGAAGAGACCAAGGATCCGCGAACCACGATTCCACGAGCTCTGATGATCGGAACGCTCGTCGTCACAGCATGTTATGTCCTCCTCAACGCGGTGTACCTCTACGTATTGCCGATGGCGACGGTCGCCTCGTCCGATCGGGTCGCTGCGGATGCCGCCGACGCGGTCTTCGGCCGCGGGGGCGGTGTGGCGATGTCAATGTTGGTGGTTTTCTCCAGCTTCGGCGCTCTTTCCGGCATCGTGCTGGCGGGACCGAGGGTCTACTTCGCGATGGCGCGAGACGGCCTACTCTTCCGCTGGCTAGGGGAGGTCCACAAGACGCACCGAACTCCTCACCGCGCGATCGCGCTCCAGGCCTTGTGGTCGAGCGTGCTGGTGCTCACCGGTTCCTACCGGGCGCTCTTCACACGGGTGATCTACACCGAGTGGATCTTCTTCGCGCTCATGGCGATCGGGCTCATCCTGCTGCGCCGCCGTGGGGACGTTCCACGTGCCTACGAGGTCTGGGGCTACCCGTGGGTGCCGGGGATCTTCGCGATGTCGGCGTTCGCGATCGTCGCGAATCAGGTGGCGTCGCAGCCGGTCGAAAGCCTTACCGGCCTTGGGCTGGTGCTCGTGGGGCTGCCCGTCTACTTCATGTGGGCTCGTAAGCCGGCGGCCGCGTAG
- a CDS encoding Gfo/Idh/MocA family oxidoreductase gives MSNRRPADSSSLPRRDLLKLGVAGLGLSATGTMPGLAAGGPSPIQERPDLGPAPAAPFAAPPMDVVRVGFVGVGGMGGTHVRIFLGLEGVEIVALCDIDEDRNVEVASWVTEAGRPRPTLYGRNETDFVRMCETEDLDLVFTATPWEWHVPVCVAAMENGKHAATEVPAAYRTDDCWKMVEYAEKYQKHCLMMENCNYDRPEMMVFHMARLGLFGEILHAECGYLHDLRSIKFSETGEGLWRRAHAMVRDGNLYPTHGLGPVANVMDINRGDRFDYLVSMSSPSRGLQEWAEAHYPEGHAKRQERYMLGDVNTTMIKTVRGRTIYLGHDTNLPRPYSRIHMVQGTKGLFQGYPHRVYVEGMSPEHRWQDWMELREEFDHPLWKDLEALSEGAGHGGMDFIEDYRLVKCLREGKPTDMNVYDAAAISVITPLTEWSVANRSRPIDVPDFTRGRWAQWPKLEILRA, from the coding sequence ATGAGCAACCGCCGTCCCGCCGATTCCAGCTCCCTTCCGCGGCGCGACCTTCTCAAGCTCGGCGTAGCGGGCCTCGGCCTGAGCGCCACGGGAACGATGCCGGGCCTCGCGGCCGGCGGTCCCTCACCGATTCAGGAACGGCCGGACCTCGGTCCTGCGCCCGCCGCCCCCTTCGCCGCACCGCCGATGGACGTCGTGCGGGTCGGCTTCGTGGGGGTCGGCGGCATGGGGGGTACGCACGTGCGCATCTTCCTCGGCCTCGAGGGCGTGGAGATCGTCGCGCTGTGCGACATCGACGAAGACCGCAACGTTGAGGTCGCGTCGTGGGTTACCGAGGCTGGTCGCCCGCGGCCGACCCTGTATGGCCGGAACGAGACCGACTTCGTCCGCATGTGCGAGACAGAGGATCTCGACCTCGTGTTCACCGCCACACCATGGGAGTGGCATGTTCCGGTGTGCGTGGCCGCCATGGAGAACGGCAAACACGCGGCGACCGAGGTGCCGGCCGCGTACCGTACCGACGACTGCTGGAAGATGGTCGAGTACGCCGAGAAGTATCAGAAGCACTGCCTGATGATGGAGAACTGCAACTACGACCGCCCCGAGATGATGGTCTTCCACATGGCCCGACTCGGACTTTTCGGCGAGATCCTCCACGCGGAGTGTGGCTACTTGCACGACCTCCGCTCGATCAAGTTCTCCGAGACGGGCGAGGGGCTCTGGCGCCGCGCGCACGCGATGGTCCGCGATGGAAACCTGTACCCGACCCACGGACTGGGCCCGGTGGCGAACGTCATGGATATCAACCGTGGTGACCGCTTCGACTATTTGGTGTCGATGAGCTCACCATCACGTGGGCTACAGGAGTGGGCGGAGGCACACTATCCGGAGGGCCACGCGAAGCGGCAGGAACGCTACATGCTCGGGGACGTGAACACGACGATGATCAAGACTGTCCGGGGCCGGACGATCTACCTGGGCCACGATACGAATCTGCCGCGTCCCTACTCGCGCATCCACATGGTCCAGGGCACGAAGGGGCTTTTTCAGGGCTATCCGCATCGCGTGTACGTCGAGGGCATGAGCCCGGAGCACCGCTGGCAGGACTGGATGGAGCTGAGAGAAGAGTTCGACCATCCACTCTGGAAGGACCTCGAGGCGCTGTCGGAGGGTGCCGGCCACGGAGGCATGGACTTCATCGAGGACTACCGATTGGTGAAGTGCTTGCGGGAGGGCAAGCCGACCGACATGAACGTGTACGACGCCGCGGCCATATCGGTGATCACACCTCTCACTGAATGGTCGGTTGCCAACCGCAGCCGGCCCATCGACGTGCCCGACTTCACTCGCGGACGGTGGGCGCAGTGGCCGAAGCTCGAGATCCTGAGGGCGTGA